The following are from one region of the Stigmatella ashevillena genome:
- a CDS encoding immunoglobulin-like domain-containing protein, whose protein sequence is MKSAPATARTVRQEANVTNKVLILGTTVTGGQASREAQAAMNRGYPVTIATPAQWKAMTPEDFQKYNGIIIGDAACQGDTSAIQAAIDNSNIWGAAVDGNVVITGSDTTNNGTPQFLENAVSSIVAVGDRTGMYISLGCAYQNAAPNTPVPLLKPFGDFTVAGTGCYASGGHIFQMEPSLLSDGLVSNDGALGGTKGCVTRTVFSSYPQNTFAPVALAVDSSGTLPNTSSYFEWLETDDDGNPKAYTGTPYIVTNGAMALSSGCGIGAAGLACEQGLEGNGKPAVPGTPPEQTCSFSCQQQWCGDGHVDAEHGEECDEGFFNGRSGDASGSIGTCTQFCKIPVLETDEPPDAICKNLELVADLTCGADGTVNDGSWDSDEDLIGCQQRPIGPYPVGTTTVTLTCTDSKGNTDSCSATITVLDTNTPTLTLVGGNQQLECAPGTYADPGATAADICEGNLSSKVTVSGSVKPGTVGHYELTYNVKDTSGNAATPVKRTVAVSDTQKPTLALKGLANTTAECASPYTDQGATASDVCAGNLDSAIVKTGSVNTAALGTYPIQYNVQDPEGNKAPEISRVVEVKDTLKPTVTVNGPTNVKFECGTGEYNDEGATANDACAGILSTDQNSTVNPNQPGTVTITYSATDPSGNTGVSATGRTVTVEDTLPPTLTLAGGAQNLECATPFVDPGASASDVCAGDLTGSIQKTGTIDNRHLSTQTLHYTVQDPSGRSASADRAVTVRDTLAPTVTVQGELSQQIECGSGNYDDPGATANDACEGALAVVPSDEVDPTVPGAVTVTYKATDSSGNVGTSATGRTVTVADTLPPTLTLTPGPQGLECGTPFTDPGATANDQCFGNLTAAIQKTGSINNKQLGAQSLSYTVQDPGGRTAGPVTRTVTVDDTLAPAITVNGPLNQTFECGSAYVDPGATANDLCADDLTGEIVSTRTPVPGQPGAFTITYSVTDPSGNTVTSPTRRTVKSGDNTPPVLALTGPAVQAVECATPYNDLGALASDVCTEDINDRITVTGTVDPNVPNSYTVTYNVTDIAGLSAPSVSRQVNVADTQKPVVTVTGPASVNVECNSGPFNDPGATANDACAGALPTVASPAVNPGQPGAVTVTYSATDPSGNTGVSATGRTVNVQDTLPPALTLLGDAAMGLECASPFNDPGATANDQCAGDLTDDIVKTGTVNNKQLGNHVLGYSVTDPSGRTASASRTVAVDDTLAPVITITGPLEDSFECGAPYTDQGATANDACVGAVPVTATQVGDANQPGSFIISYSATDPSGNSVTSPTTRHVTVDDNAPPTLALRGLATEALECGNPYADPGAIANDACFGDVTHRITVTGSINNKQLGSQTLTYNVTDPAGQSAPAVSRTVNVGDSLAPVITVTGPLAATIECGGAPYVDPGATANDTCIGTVPAVPTTVVNPGQEGTVSIKYTAQDTSGNTATSDASRIVTVADTLPPTLALLGPANLPLECASPFNDPGATANDQCAGDVSNRIQTSGTIDNKLLANPQTITYTVTDPGGRAPAPVNRTVTVSDTLAPVLALNGNSNDTFECGAAYVDPGATANDACAGDLTSAVVPSRTSIPGGFTITYTVTDPSGNSVASPVTRTVKSDDNTPPVLALNGPANLPLECGTSFTDPGAIAEDVCDDNLNITVTGTVDPAVPAQYTLTYNVTDSAANAAAPLHRTVTVQDTQGPTLTLNGPATAGLECGTPYTDPGATANDLCFGDLTASIQRSGAIDNTQLGLQTLSYSVQDPSGFSATPVNRTVAVSDTLAPAIAVLGPLSDTFACGGEYADPGAIATDVCAGNLTGHVVATRAPVPGKPGTFTITYSVQDPSGNKAVAPVTRTVTESDISVRLNDYNVFLTEDYTLGTDVEGRVAAGGNISMTNFSVGWNLPAYDTAPVLVAGGNLTLSQGGVWGDAAYGSTYKANNVTYVRGSPSQGSPVDFATRASQVRTLSSQLASLPANSLTRRESWGGLMLTGSSPHVNVFNVNASDFTGTVLLSIDAPTGSLAVINIRGASATLSGGHSFSGGIDQRGVLFNFVDATSINANRYSLWGTLLAPNAHVNFTNGSFDGGLYAKSLSGNAEGHLNPLGDWDICIPSLLRPQAQPWALSSTH, encoded by the coding sequence ATGAAGTCGGCACCGGCGACAGCGCGCACCGTCCGACAAGAGGCCAATGTCACCAATAAGGTGCTGATTCTCGGCACGACCGTCACCGGTGGGCAGGCCAGCCGGGAGGCACAGGCCGCGATGAACCGGGGCTATCCGGTCACCATCGCCACGCCCGCGCAGTGGAAGGCGATGACGCCGGAGGATTTCCAGAAGTACAACGGCATCATCATCGGGGATGCGGCCTGCCAGGGCGATACGAGCGCGATTCAGGCCGCCATCGACAACAGCAACATCTGGGGCGCCGCCGTCGACGGCAACGTCGTCATCACCGGCTCGGACACCACGAACAACGGGACGCCTCAGTTCCTTGAGAACGCCGTCTCCTCCATCGTCGCGGTGGGGGACCGGACCGGTATGTACATCTCGCTGGGCTGCGCCTATCAGAACGCCGCCCCGAATACGCCGGTGCCCCTGCTGAAGCCGTTCGGCGACTTCACCGTGGCAGGCACGGGGTGCTACGCCAGCGGCGGCCACATCTTTCAGATGGAGCCGTCCTTGCTCTCGGACGGTCTCGTCTCGAACGATGGTGCCCTGGGCGGTACCAAGGGCTGTGTGACGCGCACGGTGTTCAGCAGCTACCCGCAGAACACCTTCGCCCCCGTGGCCCTCGCCGTGGACTCGTCGGGGACGCTGCCCAATACGAGTTCGTATTTTGAGTGGCTCGAGACGGACGATGATGGGAATCCGAAGGCCTACACCGGTACCCCGTACATCGTGACGAACGGCGCCATGGCCCTCAGCTCGGGTTGTGGCATTGGCGCTGCTGGGTTGGCGTGTGAACAGGGCCTGGAGGGCAACGGCAAACCGGCGGTGCCAGGAACCCCGCCCGAGCAGACGTGCTCGTTCTCCTGCCAGCAGCAGTGGTGCGGTGACGGCCATGTGGATGCGGAACATGGGGAAGAGTGCGACGAGGGTTTCTTCAATGGACGCAGTGGGGACGCCAGCGGCTCCATCGGGACTTGCACCCAGTTCTGCAAGATTCCCGTTCTTGAGACCGACGAGCCGCCTGACGCCATCTGCAAGAATCTCGAACTCGTCGCGGACCTCACCTGCGGCGCGGACGGCACGGTCAACGATGGCTCCTGGGACTCGGATGAGGACCTGATTGGCTGCCAGCAGCGTCCCATCGGTCCTTACCCCGTGGGGACGACCACCGTCACCCTCACCTGCACCGACTCGAAGGGCAATACCGACTCCTGCTCCGCCACCATCACCGTGCTCGACACGAACACGCCCACGCTGACCCTGGTGGGCGGCAACCAGCAGCTCGAGTGCGCTCCTGGCACCTACGCCGATCCGGGCGCCACCGCTGCGGATATCTGCGAAGGAAACTTGTCCAGCAAGGTGACCGTGAGCGGCTCGGTGAAGCCGGGCACGGTGGGCCATTACGAGCTGACCTACAACGTGAAGGATACCTCGGGCAACGCGGCCACCCCGGTGAAGCGCACCGTGGCGGTGTCGGACACGCAGAAGCCGACCTTGGCGCTCAAGGGTCTGGCCAACACCACGGCCGAGTGCGCCTCGCCCTACACCGATCAGGGGGCCACGGCCAGTGACGTGTGCGCGGGCAACCTCGACTCGGCCATCGTCAAGACGGGCTCGGTGAACACCGCCGCGCTGGGCACCTACCCCATCCAGTACAACGTGCAGGATCCCGAGGGAAACAAGGCCCCGGAGATCAGCCGAGTCGTCGAGGTAAAGGACACGCTGAAACCCACGGTGACGGTGAACGGTCCCACCAACGTGAAATTCGAGTGCGGCACCGGCGAGTACAACGATGAGGGGGCCACGGCCAACGATGCGTGCGCCGGTATCCTGTCGACGGACCAGAACTCCACTGTGAATCCGAATCAGCCGGGCACGGTGACCATCACCTACAGCGCCACGGACCCCTCGGGGAACACGGGCGTCTCGGCCACGGGCCGCACCGTCACGGTGGAAGACACCCTGCCTCCGACGCTGACCCTGGCGGGTGGTGCGCAGAACCTGGAGTGCGCCACGCCCTTCGTGGATCCCGGTGCTTCGGCCAGCGACGTGTGCGCCGGAGACCTGACGGGCTCCATCCAGAAGACGGGCACCATCGACAACCGCCACCTCAGCACCCAGACGCTCCACTACACCGTGCAGGATCCGAGTGGCCGCAGCGCCTCGGCCGACCGCGCGGTAACGGTCCGGGACACGCTGGCGCCGACCGTCACGGTCCAGGGCGAGCTGTCGCAGCAGATCGAGTGCGGCAGCGGCAACTATGACGATCCGGGCGCCACGGCCAACGATGCGTGCGAAGGCGCGCTGGCGGTGGTTCCGAGCGACGAGGTGGATCCGACCGTGCCGGGCGCGGTGACCGTCACTTACAAGGCCACGGACTCCTCGGGCAACGTGGGAACGTCGGCCACGGGCCGCACCGTCACGGTGGCGGACACGCTGCCGCCGACGCTGACCCTGACGCCTGGGCCGCAGGGCCTGGAGTGCGGTACGCCGTTCACGGATCCGGGGGCCACGGCCAACGACCAGTGCTTCGGCAACCTGACGGCCGCCATCCAGAAGACGGGCTCCATCAACAACAAGCAGCTCGGCGCTCAGAGCCTCTCCTACACCGTGCAGGATCCGGGTGGACGTACCGCCGGGCCGGTCACCCGCACGGTGACGGTGGATGACACCCTGGCGCCGGCCATCACGGTCAACGGTCCGCTCAATCAGACGTTCGAGTGCGGCTCGGCCTACGTGGATCCCGGTGCCACGGCCAACGATCTGTGCGCTGACGACCTGACGGGCGAGATCGTGTCCACGCGGACGCCGGTCCCCGGCCAGCCGGGTGCCTTCACCATCACCTACAGCGTGACGGATCCCTCGGGCAATACGGTGACGTCGCCCACCCGCCGCACGGTGAAGTCGGGCGACAATACGCCGCCGGTGCTGGCTCTCACGGGCCCTGCCGTTCAGGCCGTGGAGTGCGCCACGCCGTACAATGACCTGGGCGCCCTCGCCAGCGATGTGTGCACCGAGGACATCAACGACCGCATCACCGTGACAGGCACGGTCGATCCGAACGTGCCGAACAGCTACACGGTCACCTACAACGTGACGGACATCGCGGGCCTGAGCGCTCCGTCTGTCTCCCGCCAGGTGAACGTCGCCGACACCCAGAAGCCTGTGGTGACGGTGACGGGTCCCGCCTCCGTGAACGTCGAGTGCAACAGCGGGCCGTTCAACGATCCGGGCGCCACGGCGAACGATGCGTGCGCCGGTGCACTGCCGACGGTGGCCAGCCCCGCGGTGAACCCGGGCCAGCCAGGCGCGGTGACTGTCACCTACAGCGCCACGGACCCCTCGGGCAACACGGGCGTCTCGGCCACGGGCCGCACCGTCAACGTGCAGGACACCCTGCCTCCGGCGCTGACCCTGTTGGGTGATGCCGCCATGGGGCTGGAGTGCGCCTCGCCGTTCAACGACCCGGGCGCCACGGCCAACGACCAGTGCGCGGGCGACCTGACCGATGACATCGTCAAGACGGGCACGGTCAACAACAAGCAGCTCGGCAACCACGTGCTGGGCTACAGCGTGACGGACCCGTCGGGCCGTACAGCCTCCGCCAGCCGCACGGTGGCAGTGGACGACACGCTGGCGCCGGTCATCACCATCACCGGGCCGCTCGAGGACTCCTTCGAGTGTGGCGCGCCCTACACGGATCAGGGTGCCACGGCCAATGACGCCTGCGTTGGCGCCGTGCCGGTCACGGCCACCCAGGTGGGGGATGCCAACCAGCCGGGCTCCTTCATCATCAGCTACAGCGCCACCGACCCCTCGGGCAACAGCGTCACGTCCCCCACCACCCGCCATGTGACGGTGGACGACAACGCTCCGCCCACGCTGGCGCTCCGGGGCCTCGCCACCGAGGCACTCGAGTGTGGCAATCCCTACGCGGACCCCGGCGCCATCGCCAACGATGCGTGCTTCGGCGATGTGACCCACCGCATCACCGTCACGGGCTCCATTAACAACAAGCAGCTCGGCAGCCAGACGCTCACCTACAACGTGACCGACCCGGCCGGGCAGAGTGCTCCGGCGGTGAGCCGTACGGTGAACGTCGGTGACTCGCTGGCCCCCGTCATCACGGTGACCGGTCCTCTGGCCGCCACCATCGAGTGCGGTGGCGCTCCCTATGTGGATCCGGGCGCCACGGCCAATGACACGTGCATCGGGACCGTTCCCGCGGTGCCGACCACCGTCGTCAATCCGGGCCAGGAGGGCACCGTCAGCATCAAGTACACGGCTCAGGACACCTCCGGCAACACGGCCACTTCGGACGCCAGCCGCATCGTGACGGTGGCCGACACCCTGCCGCCGACGCTGGCCCTGCTGGGCCCGGCCAACCTGCCCCTGGAGTGCGCCTCGCCGTTCAACGATCCGGGCGCCACGGCCAACGACCAGTGCGCCGGCGATGTGAGCAACCGCATCCAGACCTCGGGCACCATCGACAACAAGCTGCTCGCCAATCCCCAGACGATCACCTACACCGTGACGGATCCGGGCGGCCGTGCTCCTGCCCCCGTCAACCGCACGGTGACGGTGTCCGACACGCTGGCGCCGGTGCTCGCCCTCAACGGGAATTCCAACGACACGTTCGAGTGCGGTGCCGCCTACGTGGATCCGGGCGCGACGGCCAACGACGCGTGCGCGGGCGACCTAACCAGCGCAGTGGTGCCCTCAAGGACCTCCATCCCGGGCGGATTCACCATCACCTACACTGTGACGGACCCATCGGGCAACAGCGTGGCTTCGCCTGTGACCCGCACGGTGAAGTCGGATGACAACACGCCGCCGGTGCTGGCCCTCAATGGTCCGGCCAACCTGCCCCTGGAGTGCGGTACCTCGTTCACGGACCCGGGCGCCATCGCCGAGGACGTGTGCGACGACAACCTGAACATCACCGTGACGGGTACGGTGGACCCTGCGGTGCCTGCCCAGTACACGCTCACCTACAACGTGACTGACTCGGCGGCCAACGCTGCCGCGCCGCTCCACCGCACGGTGACGGTGCAGGACACGCAGGGCCCGACGCTGACCCTCAACGGTCCTGCCACTGCGGGGCTGGAGTGCGGCACGCCGTACACCGACCCGGGTGCCACCGCCAACGACCTGTGCTTCGGTGACTTGACGGCTTCCATCCAGCGCTCAGGCGCCATCGACAACACGCAGCTCGGCCTCCAGACACTCTCCTACTCCGTTCAGGATCCCTCTGGCTTTTCCGCAACCCCCGTCAACCGCACTGTGGCCGTCAGCGACACCCTCGCCCCCGCCATCGCAGTCCTGGGCCCTCTCTCTGACACCTTTGCCTGCGGCGGCGAATACGCCGACCCGGGCGCCATTGCCACCGATGTCTGCGCGGGCAACTTGACCGGCCACGTCGTGGCCACTCGCGCACCCGTCCCGGGCAAACCCGGCACCTTTACCATCACCTACAGCGTCCAGGATCCCTCCGGCAACAAAGCCGTGGCTCCCGTCACCCGCACCGTCACCGAGAGCGACATCTCCGTCCGCCTCAATGACTACAACGTCTTCCTCACCGAGGACTACACCCTGGGCACCGATGTGGAGGGCCGTGTCGCCGCTGGCGGCAATATCTCCATGACGAACTTCTCCGTGGGCTGGAACCTGCCTGCCTACGACACCGCTCCGGTGCTGGTGGCCGGTGGCAACCTGACGCTCTCCCAGGGCGGCGTCTGGGGCGATGCTGCTTACGGCAGCACCTACAAGGCCAACAACGTGACGTACGTCCGCGGCTCTCCCTCCCAGGGCTCTCCCGTGGACTTCGCCACCCGCGCCTCCCAGGTCCGCACCCTGTCCTCTCAGCTGGCCTCCCTGCCCGCCAACAGCCTCACCCGCCGCGAGTCCTGGGGCGGCCTCATGCTCACTGGCTCCTCTCCTCATGTGAATGTCTTCAACGTCAATGCCAGCGACTTCACCGGCACCGTACTCCTGTCCATCGATGCTCCCACTGGCTCCCTGGCCGTCATCAACATCCGGGGCGCATCGGCCACCCTCTCTGGCGGACATTCCTTCAGCGGCGGCATCGACCAGCGCGGTGTCCTCTTCAACTTCGTGGATGCCACTTCCATCAATGCCAACCGCTACAGCTTGTGGGGCACCCTGCTGGCTCCCAACGCTCACGTGAACTTCACGAACGGCAGCTTCGATGGCGGCCTCTACGCCAAGTCTCTCTCTGGCAATGCAGAAGGTCACCTCAATCCTCTCGGCGACTGGGACATTTGCATTCCCTCCCTCCTCCGCCCTCAGGCCCAACCCTGGGCGCTCTCCTCTACTCACTGA
- a CDS encoding serine/threonine-protein kinase — translation MDTALPENLSPGTILGPWRLTCRAGRGAYGAIYRAERVGQEAAGPVALKLSLHSREERFEREAEVLSRVRHPGIPRLLDRGEWVGGPWRVAYPYLVMDWVEGKSLDGWARAQPLSSGQVFRVLAQLSRALQAAHEAHCLHRDVKGDNVLVGPDGRVFLVDFGCGTYPEASPLTVGPLAPGTLPYRSPQSLRHQWAHRKDGASYEAGPEDDVYALGVTAYRLVTGMYPPPGTALEARQGERREVRPLRQPAHKLVPWVSPGLSALIERMLDEAPEARGRARELAEALEAEAASAGSEAEVSPKPFEAIRLESALPPKPPGRRAPVWAALAATGLVGMGTWHLSKGALHGLAGLGPLEAMKVGLANVMELAESLAAPARIEESERSGKFLAMEVPKRPFSGQRRPPCKRPATEIRGGCWVNVPGPCPNEDDGYEWNGKCFLPVASPSRPETSNYP, via the coding sequence ATGGACACAGCTCTTCCAGAAAACCTTTCCCCTGGCACCATCCTGGGACCTTGGCGTCTGACATGTCGTGCTGGCAGAGGCGCTTACGGCGCCATCTACCGGGCCGAGAGGGTGGGGCAGGAGGCGGCGGGGCCAGTGGCCCTCAAACTCTCCCTGCACTCTCGTGAAGAACGCTTCGAGCGCGAAGCAGAGGTGCTGTCTCGGGTTCGTCACCCAGGGATTCCTCGTCTGCTCGACAGAGGTGAGTGGGTCGGCGGTCCTTGGAGGGTGGCCTATCCCTATCTCGTCATGGATTGGGTGGAGGGAAAATCCCTCGATGGGTGGGCTCGGGCGCAACCGCTCAGCTCAGGCCAGGTGTTCCGTGTCTTGGCGCAACTCAGCCGTGCCCTCCAGGCGGCGCACGAGGCGCACTGTCTGCACCGGGACGTCAAAGGGGACAATGTCCTCGTGGGGCCGGACGGACGGGTCTTCCTGGTGGACTTCGGCTGCGGGACGTACCCGGAGGCTTCTCCTCTCACGGTCGGCCCTCTGGCTCCGGGGACGCTGCCCTATCGGAGCCCCCAATCCCTTCGCCACCAATGGGCTCATCGGAAGGATGGGGCCTCTTATGAGGCCGGGCCGGAGGACGATGTGTATGCGTTGGGTGTCACCGCCTATCGCCTGGTCACTGGGATGTACCCTCCTCCGGGAACGGCTCTGGAAGCGAGGCAGGGAGAGCGCCGTGAAGTCCGGCCCCTCCGGCAACCGGCTCACAAACTGGTTCCTTGGGTGAGTCCAGGGCTCTCGGCCCTCATTGAGCGGATGTTGGACGAGGCGCCTGAGGCGAGGGGCCGCGCCCGCGAGTTGGCGGAGGCGCTGGAGGCGGAGGCCGCCAGTGCGGGCTCTGAAGCGGAAGTCTCTCCGAAGCCCTTCGAGGCCATCCGCCTGGAGTCAGCCCTGCCTCCAAAGCCACCCGGCAGGCGCGCGCCCGTGTGGGCCGCTCTGGCCGCAACGGGCTTGGTGGGCATGGGGACTTGGCACTTGTCCAAGGGGGCGCTCCATGGCCTCGCGGGCCTGGGGCCCCTGGAGGCGATGAAGGTGGGGCTGGCCAATGTGATGGAGCTCGCCGAATCGCTGGCCGCACCGGCTCGCATTGAAGAGAGCGAGCGGTCCGGAAAGTTCCTGGCAATGGAGGTACCCAAGCGCCCCTTTTCTGGGCAGAGGCGTCCCCCCTGCAAGCGCCCGGCGACGGAGATCCGGGGCGGGTGCTGGGTGAACGTGCCGGGGCCTTGTCCAAACGAAGACGACGGGTACGAGTGGAACGGGAAGTGTTTCCTGCCAGTGGCGTCCCCGTCTCGTCCCGAGACGTCAAACTATCCTTGA
- a CDS encoding succinate dehydrogenase, protein MSTEAAALPRKTPLFQSRLGSFLAVVPLTFWVVNHLWDNLAAFSGAEAWEKAVTGRQDPFTQALTFFFVLAPLFMHAGWGVVRLFTFRPNNLAYNNYGNLKYILQRITAVGAFFFIGAHMWLAFLRPRVTHGGTEPFSDIAREMHFHGPTLIVYLLGTLGVAYHLANGLQNFGMSWGLFASERSMRRFEPFVIIIFLVLLAMSWGILYALYQAGAAYGPA, encoded by the coding sequence ATGAGCACCGAAGCCGCAGCCCTGCCTCGCAAGACACCGCTCTTCCAATCCCGCCTGGGCTCGTTCCTCGCGGTGGTTCCCCTGACGTTCTGGGTCGTCAACCACCTGTGGGACAACCTGGCCGCCTTCAGCGGGGCCGAGGCCTGGGAGAAGGCGGTGACGGGACGGCAGGATCCCTTCACGCAGGCCCTCACCTTCTTCTTCGTGCTGGCGCCGTTGTTCATGCACGCCGGGTGGGGGGTCGTCCGGCTGTTTACTTTCCGGCCCAACAATCTGGCCTACAACAACTACGGCAACCTCAAGTACATCCTCCAGCGCATCACCGCCGTGGGCGCGTTCTTCTTCATCGGCGCCCACATGTGGCTGGCGTTCCTGCGCCCCCGCGTCACGCACGGCGGCACCGAGCCCTTCTCGGACATCGCCCGGGAGATGCACTTCCACGGCCCCACGCTCATCGTCTACCTGCTGGGCACGCTGGGCGTGGCCTACCACCTGGCCAACGGCCTGCAGAACTTCGGCATGTCCTGGGGCCTGTTCGCCAGCGAGCGTTCCATGCGCCGCTTCGAGCCCTTCGTCATCATCATCTTCCTGGTGCTGCTCGCCATGTCCTGGGGCATCCTCTACGCCCTCTACCAGGCCGGCGCCGCGTACGGCCCCGCGTAA
- the hslO gene encoding Hsp33 family molecular chaperone HslO — protein MADELVSALLKDLDLRVVLALTSGLSRQARATHKSEPASAALLSQGLTAAALMGALQKSEARINIQLECDGPLRGFFVDGDSSGLVRGYAKNPYVAHVGAEGRYRWRPVLGNKGYISVLRDIGGGEYYRSSVELERFDFTEDLERYFAISDQVATQLLLEQLPRQEQGASEPLGTVAGLILQPLPNGDREAFQAMGAQLKQRFRAVLEAHGEEGASAVLKALLPEQKELEIMSRYPLSFGCSCSRERVKRALLAMGREELMDLLEKDGQAEATCQFCTTHYVIPGPEIQELLTAAAN, from the coding sequence ATGGCCGATGAACTCGTCAGTGCCCTGTTGAAGGACTTGGATCTCCGGGTGGTGCTCGCCCTCACCTCAGGGCTGTCGCGCCAGGCCCGTGCCACCCACAAGAGCGAGCCGGCCTCGGCCGCGCTGCTGTCCCAGGGGCTCACGGCGGCGGCGCTGATGGGCGCGCTGCAGAAGAGCGAGGCGCGCATCAACATCCAGCTCGAGTGTGACGGGCCGCTCCGGGGCTTCTTCGTGGATGGGGACTCCTCCGGGCTGGTGCGGGGCTACGCGAAGAATCCCTATGTGGCCCACGTGGGCGCCGAGGGCCGGTACCGCTGGCGACCGGTGCTCGGCAACAAGGGCTACATCTCTGTGCTGCGCGACATCGGAGGCGGGGAGTACTACCGCTCCTCGGTGGAGCTGGAGCGCTTCGACTTCACGGAGGATCTGGAGCGCTACTTCGCCATCTCGGACCAGGTGGCCACGCAGCTCCTGCTGGAGCAGCTCCCCCGGCAGGAGCAGGGCGCCTCCGAGCCCCTGGGCACGGTCGCGGGTTTGATTCTCCAACCGTTGCCCAACGGAGACCGGGAGGCCTTCCAGGCCATGGGCGCCCAGCTCAAGCAGCGGTTCCGCGCGGTGTTGGAGGCCCACGGCGAGGAGGGGGCCTCTGCGGTGCTCAAGGCCTTGCTGCCCGAGCAGAAGGAACTGGAGATCATGTCCCGCTACCCCCTGAGCTTCGGCTGCTCGTGCAGCCGGGAGCGGGTGAAGCGCGCCCTGCTGGCCATGGGCCGGGAGGAGCTGATGGATCTGTTGGAAAAGGACGGTCAGGCGGAGGCGACGTGCCAGTTTTGTACGACGCATTACGTTATCCCCGGTCCGGAGATCCAAGAGTTGCTGACGGCCGCTGCGAACTGA
- a CDS encoding phosphoribosyltransferase, with product MATKRAAPKTTARRASLPSKQKVEKLVSIPEDVVLAPQVEAPRQPAGRDLSRQRSAVQELSWMDFDRAVQELARTIRTAYSPQALVGVAHGGVFVGGALANALGCEFFPVRISRRSRDRKEGAKPQMFGEMPRELKGLRVLIVDDVASSGDTLALASTLARKVGAREVMTAALVARPGGYTPSFCSLTTSDVVVFPWDYEPAMAGNTAASEDIDPDKAGA from the coding sequence GTGGCAACGAAGCGGGCAGCTCCCAAGACGACCGCCAGGCGCGCGAGCCTGCCGTCCAAGCAGAAGGTCGAGAAGCTCGTCTCCATCCCGGAGGATGTGGTCCTCGCCCCTCAGGTCGAGGCTCCCCGGCAGCCGGCGGGCAGGGACTTGTCCCGGCAGCGCTCGGCCGTGCAGGAGCTGTCGTGGATGGACTTTGATCGCGCCGTGCAGGAACTGGCGCGCACCATCCGCACGGCGTATTCGCCCCAGGCGCTCGTGGGGGTGGCCCACGGTGGGGTTTTCGTGGGCGGGGCGTTGGCCAACGCCTTGGGCTGCGAGTTCTTCCCCGTGCGCATCAGCCGCCGGAGCCGGGACCGGAAGGAGGGCGCCAAGCCGCAGATGTTCGGGGAGATGCCGCGCGAGCTGAAGGGGCTTCGCGTCCTCATCGTCGACGATGTGGCCTCCAGCGGTGACACATTGGCGTTGGCGAGCACGCTGGCGCGCAAGGTGGGCGCCCGCGAGGTGATGACGGCCGCCCTGGTGGCACGGCCGGGAGGGTATACGCCCAGCTTCTGTTCGCTGACGACCTCCGACGTGGTCGTCTTCCCCTGGGACTACGAGCCCGCGATGGCAGGCAACACCGCTGCCAGTGAGGACATCGATCCGGACAAGGCAGGGGCGTGA